The genomic interval CACTACCAGACTGCAACAAAATGAAGACGATGGTTTTCCTTTTGCTTCTGGTGCTCTCAGGTGCCAAGCAGTTTGAGAGATGTGAGCTGGCCAGAACCCTGAAAGCAGCTCAGATGGATGGCTACGAAGGTGTCAGTCTGGCTAACTGTGAGTAGTCCTAGCAGCATTGAAGTTCTCCATATCTTTCCCTTGTGCAAGCAATCTGGTCCAGACAGAGgaatttctgtttctttttatatttgagTGAGTAGTTAATGCAGTGAAATTGAGGTGTATGATGCTGCGCACACTGTAAGTATTACACAAGAGGTACCACAATATGCATGATATAGACAGTCAACAGTGTACTGCGTCACATGTGGAGTATTAgatttgttgtgtttgcatTAAGATGTGAAATATGTCTAAGAAAACAAACTATTCTTTTATCCTTCAATAGGGGTTTGCTTGACTAAACATGAGTCCAACTACAACACTCAGGCCATTAACCACAACCATGATAATTCAACGGACTATGGGATTTTCCAGATCAACAATCGTTACTGGTGTTCTGATGGCAAGTTCCCCAGCCATAACATCTGTGGAGTCTCCTGTGCTggtaaaaaaacatttcccagAGTTATGGAATCtaagcagcaaaaacagcttgttttgaaatcactgttttGAAATCACTCTGCTGTCTCAAGAAcaacctcatttacatatctcatCTTGTTCATCCTAGAGCAGTTAACCCCACCCACTTCACCCACTTCCACTGTAGTTCTTCAGAGTGCTTTTTGAATGTGGCACTGTACAGGGCAGCCAATCACCACTTTGACCTCAAACACAGTTCAAAGTTTCATATCTTGCTACAATTCACTTGAACATGCTACATATTCTGAATTACTCTTTTGTATCAGTTAAGAAAATCTTAGTAGTAAACAATGCTGGACTCATGACATTGTCCTAACACTCAATTTCTCAAACAGAATTACTCACtgacaacattttaaaagccaTCCAGTGTGCTAAGACCATAGTAAAACAGCAGGGCATCAAAGCATGGTAagactaaatataaatataaatatctatcTTTAATATGACTATTTATCTTTAATATGAATATCTATCTGttggtttctttgtttatttatttaaggtaTGCTTGGCGTAATTATTGCAAGGGTCATGATGTAAGCATTTACATCGAAGGCTGTGGAGTTTAAATGAAGAATGATGGACTGAAATTATGTACTTCACACTGACTGAAATAAACTCCATGAGAAATATTTGCTCTTCTTAAATGTGTTCTAGGAATATTTGTTGAACATATCGATACATGTTGggataaacataaaacattcatgTTATATTTTGCTACTATTAGATGGATTAGACAACATTTGTGACACAGATCACTGACCAAGTACACGGTCCTTGTGAAGCAGAAGATAATGCTATACTACATCTTCACCAAAGGTTATGAAGTGTGAAAAAACTTGAATCACAGATGGAAAATGTAtctaataaattaaatgaaaaatacaatcATCAGTataaattaatgtaatgaaaaaaacaataaattgcttgaatatacaaatatactgcTGCATATAAAGAGCCCATCAATTTTATTAACCATTCAGAATTAACAGTGATAGTAATATTAATGGCAATTGCACCTAAATATGACAGAATATATGTTTCAGGCAGTGTTGCTCATGGATCTGTGTAACCAACCACTGTCTGTAAATTTCTGACTGCAATATTACTGATTTTCATTCTTTCCCATTACTTACATACTGATTAGTCACTGCATCCATTTTGTGTGAAATTGGGAGTGAGCCAGTCTATTTCCCTGTTCACCAGTGTGGTAATGCAAAAGCAATGCCCTGCTCATAGTTTTCTGCTAACATGCAAAAGGTTTTTACTACTGGCTTTGATGGCTCTTTAGTTTTCACATCACTTGAGATAACACATACTCGTGCAACTAATGTAAACATTAAGACAAAATCCAAAAGTGTATTATTCATTTGTAGGCCTAATGTTGcctttccattttaaatgttttaatttgtagCATTGAAATATATAGTGCACTTAAgtggacaaaaatacataaggaGCTATCATAGGTCATAGTGCCTGGAGCTCTTTATTTGAAACACATACTACAACCTGTCAGCCTTTTCTACTCTTTGCCACTGATTGTTTTATGATATTCATGGACATATGGCAACAGAGCCTCATTAATCCTGTGTTCTATAACCCAGATGCTCTtcaattttttctttgttctaatgtgtgtccatgtgctgAGCATTGCTATTATTTGTCTTACAGTTACACTTATTGTTACACTCTATTAAAAAATTACACTGTACTTtgtctgtggttctgtggtgtAATGAAGCTGCTGTGAGTCTTGCCTTTCagtatatttgaaataaaatgcagaaatgtagtAATAATTATAGCAATAGAATCAGTACTGCCATATTCTGATGAACAAATGCAGAATAATTTATATAACATACATGTTATTCACTGgagggtttatttatttgttttgttggtttgttctTTGATTTTGGTCTTAAAGCAACTTAATCTTAGTTTTGAGTATGTGGGTTACTTGCAGATTATTGGACAGAAGAGGGCAGTTCAGATCAGAATACTACATTACCTTTGATTAGTTTTTTAAGAACTTGTCTAGGGAGAAAGGGCTTAAAGCTGTTCTTTGATATCTGGATGATTCAGTACATCTATTCTTTTCCattctaaattaaatgtaatggattttggttttttttgtcctacTTTATGAAGATTTTGTAAACCAGTAAGAGCATCTGAGTAGGAGTATCTTGCTCTGGAGCTGTATGTAATAATTCATTTGGAGAGGGTCACATGCATCCATAATGTTATGTTAGAGCCCTAGCACCTTTGTTGACCACACAGAATATCTAAAGTCCTAATCTTTATCTTGGAGTGCTCTTGATCGGTACATAAACTTTTTTTACATTCCAGAAACATTCCATCCATTCAGAATTCCTTTGAATTGGTGAGATTGTGTAACATCTTACACTGCTAGCCAACCTATTATTACACTACAGATGGTATAACATGAGAAATCAAGAGTGTCTGGCTCAATTTATATGAGACTTTGATCTTTCATTAGTGTTtttatagaaaagaaaaaaagttaacCAGTCAGCTCTGTAAGATCTGATCTGATCCTCAGTTCACTATGTATACCTACATACCACTAAAGCCACGCATACCTGCAGATTCTCATAAGTGTCAGTGTCAGAAGCAAATCGCAACATATAGCAAGTCAAACCTCAGAACATACATAGCTTGAGCACAAGTCTGACACAAATGTCCTTAAACAATGCTCAATATAAGGGTGAGTGCAACACGCGAGGACATGCAGTTTTACCCTGAAAGCCATCAACTACAACCATGATAATTCAACGGACTATGGGATTTTCCAGATCAACAATCGTTACTGGTGTTCTGATGGCAAGTTCTGCAGCCATAACATCTGTGGAATCTGTGTGAATATGTGGAATTTCTATAATTATGTTTAGAATTATGTTTCAAATTGTGTGAAAATAAGGATTATAATAGATGTGTTAAAGTAATATGTAGTAACatatagtaaaaataataagtaaatatttttaaagtttcaaaagACACTGTTCACTCCCCCAGTCCATACAGGCCATATTATGGAATCTAAGTTGCAAAAGCAGTCTGTTATGAATCAGTTTCTCTACCGTCATGAGAACAGTTCCTCAGAGAGCTTTTTAAtgtggcacaatgcagtcagttTAGTACTCATTTGTCTTATATCCTTAAAGGCATAGTAACAGAAATTCTAAGGGATAAAGAGAGATTGgaaaatttgtaaaaatgaaCTTTGCTTTTTGAAACATAAAGTCACGCAAATGTTGTAGGTGGACATCaaggaaaatacaaaagaaaaatttaggatatgaaaaatgtatgatatatataatatatacgtGTAACGCGACAGAATCAGGCAGATGCTTGCAAATGAAATCGAATCAAACTTTAACAAATCCAACGAGTCCAGAAACAGCTCAAAACCAAAAGACCAGGAACACAGGCTGAGGTGCAAAaggtcaataataataataataataataataataataataataataataataataataataataaccacaacaaataaataaaaaacacagaaaagacagaaatacatataaaacgGGATCAGGAAAAACCCACACAGTAAGCTCAGGAAAACAGAAACGCTGGCAATACTTCGCGAATAAGTCATGAGGGAGATGGAATGCATGAAATAACCTACTGCATACTGTACtcggtatatactgtatactttATACTGGTCCCCgcagtagtatgcagtatagttTTGAATATGTCAGTATAGTTTTGAAAAAGTCAAACCATACTATGGGGGTCACACGTATTAAAGTTATGCCCGCTTTTGAAAGATTTTCCgcaaccagttttttttttcttttgaaatgcCAAAATGTCAGTATCTTGTCAGTAATTCAGTAGTTTGGAAATGAAAGGAGCAGACAACGGTGCCTCGCATCATGCAGCGGTGGCagaaaatctttcacaagtgggcGGAACCTTACGTTCACGTGACCTCAGTATGCTTTGCGTTTGtcacagactacacactacTTCAGGGACCAGTATGCattatatactgagtgcagtatgcagaaGGTAGTAGGCTACTTTTTACTTCTAATTGTGTCATCTAATTGTGTTTAGTGTCACCAGGCACCTTTCATTAAAACAGTGAATGATTAATCAGTTTCTGTCCTGTCGCAAGGATGCAATACAAATGTCCATTCACAATGATCATCAGTTTTATCTGTACGTATATGCAGGTGGTTCAGATAAGCGTGGTTCCCACTTTccacagaaaagcaatgacTTTCTGCAGTTTCATTGCCTCGGTCCTCTAACAAATCTGATTCATGTCATAAAGGGCTTGATCAGTAGAAAACAAATAAGCTGACCAGGTGTGCTGAGAGGCGGTTTTGAGGACTAGGAACCACTGGAATGGAATAGGCTGCTCAGATTCTGGCTCCCTCTGGTGGGCAACTCATGTAATCTTAAATTGCCTGATAGCAACCATTTTCCTACTGATGTCCTTATTGCTGCAATCCACCTGCAAACATGGAAAAGGATAATGACATAAAAATGATAATGTATGCTCATACTACACaatactttttattttcacattctcTAATGAAAAAGAGTTATTACACTTTACATAATTACTGTTGATTATGTAATATTAGGTTACATTAATAATCACAAGGAAGGAGTCTGTTTAggtactgtttgtttttgctgagaTTTTCAGCACAGAGGTTGAACACTTTGAACTCCTCTGATAGGGGTTTCAGCTTGATGGTGAACTTCTTGAATCCTAGGGTCTGCTCCTTCGCTGTATAACTATGTAGATAAATTCCCCGGccaccaaacaaaacacagtgcaAGTCAAACCACACAATCTATTCCATATCCTGACTAGGAACATATTGCTTACTTCTTGGCTACTGAAGCAAATTTCACATGATGCACAGTCTGCCATGAtatttatactatatatatacttagatttttgtttagtgtttgaAACTTTAGCAAATAATTTTGCTTGATATGTTCAACATATGCTGTAACGGAATCCAATGACTGCATTTACACATGATCAGAGATCATAAATTACTTCTAAATGTTCAATACATCTCCTCTGCTTCTTGACAATTATTTATCATGGACActtataaatatacattataatCAAACGGTAAATGAGTCAGTTGAATCCCAGCATAGAAAAAGAGGCAGCCATCTTTTAACATGCATTAGTCCTTGTTTCTGTCCTGCAGATATTCTGGGTTTTCACAACCAGTTGAGGCAGGTTGGAGTTGTGGTGAGTCACATCCACCCACATATGAGTCTGCAATGTGATTCACCAAGGTTACGCTATTGactgttaccatgacaactTCCCTCTAGCCTTCCTCTTACTGTAAAAACAGTCATTATGctttgttctgtgctgttttttttttttggcacataTGTTGAGATGCATGCTACTGAAACCTCAAACATTATATGATTAGATTACCTAATACTGAGCTTTTGAACAGATGACAGGCCATtatcattctttaaaaaaacctaGATCTGCCACTACAACAGTGAGGAATGTACAATGTGCATTGAAagattctctttttttttctcttcagttgTAGCAACAAGACTAAAAGATAACTCAATAGGGTAGTATACTACTAGTTTTAATCCCATTGTACCATTCCAAGCAGTGAACCGATACCATAATATCAGGATTTGTGAAGGTTTTAGATGGGACTGTAGCACTACATGTAAACAGATTTATGAGGAATTCTGAAGCTGTTATGTAGTTCTGAATAGCTACTCTGAATAAATGCTCTTTTATATTCATCAGTAAACTCCTGGggttatgtttgcatgtgtggcATACACTGTCATTATGCATATGCTTTCATTATGTTTGGTAGCCTACAATTTTTACCTCCTACCAGCTGGTTCTGTGACTTAAGAAAGCATAATGAACAACTAATAAATTGTTCAAAGAGTCACAGTTACCTGAGTAAAGGGGTGTACTGCTCCGGGCTGGAGGCCATGGAAAATGCAactttaaataaagaaagaaaatgaaaaaaactctCATCTTTGAATAGCACTTACAAATCTTAAATGCTCTTGAAGAGGGGGGTTAGTCCAGCAAGAAAATTGTATGATGACATAAACTAAGTCACCTTCTCATTTTCTGGCTTGTTGTACCAAAATAGTAAACTGGGTTTCTAGACATGGGGCAGTATTTGAACATAAATGGCTTCCCCAGACTCACATTAGCTTCCACTACTGCCCCCTCCAGCTTCAAGGCTGAGAGCACATGGCTTATTCCTTCATCCTGTAACGAATCCATTAGACGTCAGTGGAAAATATCCTGACCCACCTATCCTACCGGTCCCCTCTGCAAGTGATGTTTTTGAACTTTAATATTACTCCTATTTAAGATGATGGGTTCTAATGTGCAGATATTGCGgttattgttaaaataattCCGGAGCACTGGTTTGGATCTTATTATGTTCCAGACTGTACAGGCATCTGTTATCTGCATTCTGTCTATATAAAGCTGTtccagtgttgttgttttgcccTGAGTCACATCTAAACTGGTATGTTGCACAGGTTCAAACAAAGTCACCTTATATTTTTGCTtactctgtcatttatttttcactcacatttacacacacacacacacacacacacacacacacacacacacacacacacacacacacacacacacacacacacacacgtttcacaGCAGATACCGTTTACGGCCTGATATAGACCAGGTCATAGCACCTTATAACTGTGAAAACGAAAGCTGAGCTCACTCTTTTGTTTCTGTAGTACTAAAGGCAGCAGTCATACTCAAGTACAGACCACCTCTTCCTCCTTTGAGCAGGCTGgactgtgtatgtttgtgcaggTAGCCTCGACAGGCAGGTCTCGACAGGATGTGAGGGATACAATGTTGTAGTTAATAGTCAGAGTCAACACATCAGGATCTTGTTGAAATGTCAgtaatgtaaaattatatacaAGAAAATAGAACTTTCCTACTTAATTGCATCTCAAGCCCTAAATACTCTCATAATTGAGCAGTACTGTTAGTAGTTCTATGTACAGGAATTATTATTGCGTGTTAGGTTATATCAGAAAATCAGTTTAGCTCTAAAGGGTTCTGCATATTAGATACAACAGACTGTTTATCCTAGAAGTGAAACGGTGTTTTTGACCTGAATTGCTCTTCTGTGTCTTTTTTGTCAACATGCCGATAATCCCTCTATGCTCAGCTGCAAGGTTAGCTTCCTCTGAGTGTAGCACAATAGTTTTTTTCAGCCATTTTTGTGAATTACAGTGTCCTAATGTTTATGATATTGTTTGCCATTTGGTTGTTCATGGTTCAGTTGGGTCTACCTGGGCATATATAttaacaaaatgtaatgcacCTGGCACTAGGTATGCATGACTCTTCCCAGTCTTCCGTTGACCACTTTTGTAAAACACTTTTGATGCCAGAATTTCTTTCTGGCTCGCTTTTTGATCATTGCTTATATCTTTTGTAGAAGCATCACCAGCATGCTCAGAGAAAATGCCCTTATTGGCTGTTCTCGCTGTAGTCTCTGTGCTTTTGACTGAGGAAGCACTTGTGGAGGGTGGTATTAATGTTGTATGAGAGAGCTGGTGGCATTCTTTTGTATATAAATCTTTCTTTTGGACCTCCAGCTGCACTGTTGGCAACTCAGACACCATTGGTGACACATTCAACTGCAGGTCTCTGTACCTGATGCTAATTTAACGAGAAACTGGAATCCATAATTACaaaatctttaactgttagagaagatgtgattgggagaccattgaggttcatttggtaattagagagcgaggacctagctgtctgtgggcctaatagaagcacttctaTTTTGTCAAGATTGAGTGAGAGAAactttctcaacatccagtgtctgacatcctttatgcattcctcagtAATACTAAGATGACTTATGttctctggtttggctgagtatcatcagcatagcagtggaatcTAGCTCAGtgattatgtataatgtcacctagacggagcatatataaagaaaagaacagagaccCTAGTACAGAttcttgtgggacaccatagctaac from Electrophorus electricus isolate fEleEle1 chromosome 17, fEleEle1.pri, whole genome shotgun sequence carries:
- the LOC113576776 gene encoding lysozyme C-2 — translated: MKTMVFLLLLVLSGAKQFERCELARTLKAAQMDGYEGVSLANWVCLTKHESNYNTQAINHNHDNSTDYGIFQINNRYWCSDGKFPSHNICGVSCAELLTDNILKAIQCAKTIVKQQGIKAWYAWRNYCKGHDVSIYIEGCGV